A stretch of Henckelia pumila isolate YLH828 chromosome 4, ASM3356847v2, whole genome shotgun sequence DNA encodes these proteins:
- the LOC140860885 gene encoding uncharacterized protein, translating into MAQYGDQHGRRTDEYGDPITQTDEYGDPVHRPTGVDYGTTGAGGTYGTTDAHQTDPQGTQQAVTSPHVTSATIGAIRAEPYASTGGLHPTGAQGTTGSTGAYQTDPDKAAGTTGAYETDPNYGSTGTETAAPQGGVHREKKGMMEKIKEKLPGHHHNKST; encoded by the coding sequence ATGGCACAGTACGGCGATCAACACGGGAGGCGGACGGACGAGTACGGCGATCCCATCACGCAGACTGACGAATACGGAGACCCCGTTCACCGCCCTACGGGGGTGGACTACGGCACCACCGGCGCCGGAGGAACGTATGGCACCACCGACGCACATCAAACCGATCCTCAGGGTACACAGCAGGCCGTAACCAGCCCGCATGTGACCAGCGCCACCATCGGGGCAATCAGAGCGGAGCCTTATGCCTCCACCGGCGGGCTGCATCCGACGGGTGCTCAGGGAACCACCGGCTCCACCGGGGCATACCAGACCGACCCTGACAAAGCCGCCGGCACCACCGGGGCGTATGAAACCGATCCTAATTACGGAAGCACTGGGACCGAAACCGCCGCTCCGCAGGGCGGCGTGCACCGTGAGAAGAAGGGGATGATGGAGAAGATTAAAGAGAAGTTGCCGGGCCATCATCACAACAAATCaacttga
- the LOC140866461 gene encoding AAA-ATPase At3g50940-like: MALSESNLTNTARFILSNMGSIAATTLVARGFALNLLPPELKDHVFSGVCKFLSRFSNKMTLVIDDFDGLGSNQIYEAAETYLAAAKARRDDIRRLKVCKSEQENSFNIAAESDEAVLDFYRGEKFKWVWSCTSTAAKVFHNPGDRNSTVRHETRSFHLTFHRKNKRMALDSYLAHIINVAKNKKHEKKTIKIHTVAAYQHMQYNINDIWAPVTLNHPATFDTLAMDTDQKEMILNDLDRFVSRREHYRKVGKAWKRGYLLYGPPGTGKSSLIAAIANYLNYDVYDLELTDLTRNSDLRRLLLATANRSILVVEDIDCTIDMKDRFSSTEQAVYFPRKEENKQVTLSSLLNFVDGLWSSCGDERIIIFTTNHIEKLDPALLRPGRMDVHINMSYCTPCGFKLLASNYLGIQDHALFKKIEHLIAIAKVTPAEIGELLLKNDEPVVCLQGLIDFMHCKIKENHEEAIGEYPY; this comes from the coding sequence ATGGCATTGTCAGAATCCAATCTAACCAATACCGCAAGGTTCATTCTCTCCAACATGGGCTCCATCGCCGCCACAACTCTGGTGGCGCGTGGCTTTGCTCTGAATCTCCTCCCACCTGAATTGAAGGACCACGTGTTCTCCGGCGTCTGCAAATTTTTGAGCAGATTCTCTAACAAGATGACTCTGGTAATCGACGACTTCGACGGATTAGGCAGCAACCAAATCTACGAAGCTGCTGAAACATATCTGGCTGCCGCCAAAGCCAGAAGGGACGACATACGTCGACTCAAAGTCTGCAAGTCAGAACAAGAAAACAGCTTCAACATTGCCGCGGAAAGCGACGAAGCGGTGTTGGATTTTTACAGAGGAGAGAAATTCAAGTGGGTTTGGAGTTGCACAAGCACCGCAGCAAAGGTCTTCCACAATCCCGGAGACAGGAATTCAACTGTGAGACATGAAACCAGGTCGTTCCACCTCACTTTCCATAGGAAAAACAAACGAATGGCCCTCGATTCTTACTTGGCACACATCATAAATGTGGCCAAAAACAAGAAACACGAGAAAAAGACAATCAAGATTCACACTGTTGCAGCTTATCAGCATATGCAGTACAACATCAACGATATCTGGGCTCCTGTAACCCTCAATCACCCTGCTACATTCGACACTCTGGCAATGGATACAGATCAAAAAGAGATGATCTTGAATGATCTCGACCGGTTCGTAAGCAGGAGAGAACACTACAGAAAAGTGGGCAAGGCCTGGAAAAGAGGCTACTTGCTGTATGGTCCTCCGGGGACGGGAAAATCGAGCTTGATCGCAGCAATTGCGAATTATTTGAACTACGATGTGTATGATCTGGAGTTGACTGATTTAACGAGGAATTCCGATTTGAGAAGATTGCTGCTTGCTACTGCGAATAGATCTATATTAGTGGTGGAGGATATTGATTGCACAATCGACATGAAAGATAGGTTCAGTAGTACTGAACAGGCCGTTTATTTTCCCAGGAAGGAAGAAAACAAGCAGGTGACGCTCTCTAGTTTGTTGAACTTTGTGGATGGTTTATGGTCGAGCTGTGGAGACGAAAGGATCATAATTTTCACCACGAATCACATCGAGAAGCTCGATCCAGCCTTGCTACGACCAGGTCGTATGGATGTGCATATAAACATGTCATATTGCACTCCTTGTGGATTCAAACTCCTGGCTAGTAATTATCTTGGGATTCAGGACCATGCTCTGTTCAAGAAAATCGAGCATCTGATAGCTATTGCGAAAGTCACTCCGGCCGAAATAGGCGAGCTGCTTCTCAAGAATGATGAACCTGTTGTTTGCCTTCAAGGGTTGATTGATTTCATGCATTGCAAGATTAAGGAAAATCATGAGGAAGCTATAGGTGAATATCCTTATTAG
- the LOC140864252 gene encoding AAA-ATPase At3g50940-like — translation MASSESKLATAKTILSTVGSIAAAAVVVRGVTQDFLPYEFQDYVFSGIRNFFSKFSNQLTLVIEEFDGLESNQIYEAAEAYLGSKASPNTRRLKISKPEKEKSLNITVDNDEEVLDFYKGEKFRWVWICTKTEARDFYNPRDRNSTMKSVIRSFQLTFHRKNKDLAIESYLPYIINEAENKKQEKKTIKLFTVDYDNMYDIKEMWTPVNLDHPSTFETLAMDSDQKEMILNDLQRFVKRRDYYRKVGKAWKRGYLLYGPPGTGKSSLIAAIANYLNFDVYDLELTDLTRNSELRKLLLGTANRSILVVEDIDCTIHLKDRSTTTATTTKEDSSSHEEESRVTLSGLLNFVDGLWSSCGDERIIIFTTNHIEKLDPALLRPGRMDVHINMSYCTPSGFKLLASNYLGIQDHALFKKIEHLVANAKVTPAEIAEQLLKNDDPNLSLQGLVDFIHSKIKENEEAEAKNVKEESADVQQEKSEIISKEFELSSPN, via the coding sequence ATGGCTTCGTCGGAATCCAAGTTAGCCACCGCGAAGACCATCCTCTCCACCGTCGGCTCCATCGCCGCCGCCGCCGTGGTGGTGCGCGGCGTGACCCAAGATTTCCTCCCTTACGAATTCCAGGACTACGTTTTCTCCGGCATTCGGAATTTCTTCAGCAAATTCTCGAACCAGTTGACTCTGGTGATCGAGGAGTTCGATGGATTGGAAAGCAACCAAATCTACGAGGCTGCGGAAGCCTATTTGGGCTCGAAAGCCAGCCCCAACACCCGGCGGCTCAAAATCAGCAAGCCGGAGAAAGAAAAGAGCCTGAATATCACAGTTGATAATGACGAAGAAGTGTTGGATTTTTACAAAGGAGAGAAATTCAGGTGGGTTTGGATCTGCACAAAGACTGAAGCAAGGGACTTTTACAATCCCAGAGACAGGAATTCAACTATGAAATCCGTAATCAGGTCGTTTCAGCTCACATTCCACAGGAAAAACAAAGATCTGGCGATCGAGTCATACTTGCCATACATCATAAACGAGGCAGAAAACAAGAAACAGGAGAAGAAAACGATCAAGCTTTTCACAGTTGATTACGACAATATGTACGACATAAAAGAGATGTGGACTCCTGTAAATCTCGATCACCCATCAACGTTCGAGACATTGGCCATGGATTCCGATCAAAAAGAGATGATCTTGAATGATCTTCAACGGTTCGTCAAGAGGAGAGATTATTACAGGAAAGTGGGCAAGGCCTGGAAAAGAGGCTACTTGCTGTATGGTCCTCCAGGGACCGGAAAATCGAGCTTGATCGCAGCAATTGCCAATTATTTGAACTTCGATGTGTATGATCTGGAGTTGACTGATTTAACGAGGAATTCGGAGTTGAGAAAATTGCTGCTTGGTACTGCAAACAGATCTATATTAGTGGTGGAGGATATTGATTGCACCATTCACTTGAAAGATAGGTCCACTACTACTGCTACTACTACTAAAGAGGATTCTTCGTCACACGAGGAAGAAAGCAGGGTGACTCTCTCTGGTTTGTTGAACTTTGTGGATGGTTTATGGTCGAGCTGTGGAGACGAAAGGATCATAATTTTCACCACGAATCACATCGAGAAGCTCGATCCAGCCTTGCTACGACCCGGTCGTATGGATGTGCACATAAACATGTCATATTGCACACCATCTGGCTTCAAACTCCTGGCGAGTAATTATCTTGGGATCCAGGACCATGCTCTGTTCAAGAAAATCGAGCATCTGGTGGCTAATGCTAAAGTCACTCCGGCCGAAATCGCGGAGCAGCTTCTCAAGAATGATGATCCTAATCTTTCCCTCCAAGGATTAGTTGATTTCATACATTCCAAGATCAAGGAAAATGAGGAGGCTGAAGCTAAAAATGTGAAGGAAGAATCAGCTGATGTTCAACAAGAAAAAAGTGAGattatatcaaaggaattcgaaCTATCGAGCCCGAATTAA